From Xiphophorus maculatus strain JP 163 A chromosome 12, X_maculatus-5.0-male, whole genome shotgun sequence, the proteins below share one genomic window:
- the LOC102220481 gene encoding trace amine-associated receptor 3-like produces the protein MLLSNMTDSAAAGVPLSVDFSSPEDYFIFIFQILFATTTVLIAGTVVIGISATRALRLQNRFIFMLNTSICDTLVGFSVYYLGLFDVQEGYPSRNGTYNVLPSLLGVNILTFLFAQFDRYFAVCYPFVYSRFITRQVVIGINVYCWLYNATHLLARNLLPVSRAIQLYVFSIVFFQLIVLTKVAMTIKLYVVAKYQLEREPPGPERESKRESLKIIIFVVISFLLLWCPSFMNIAIKFFTGGGLTFRNEATNLFAILARFNAVCTPSVYMLGSPALREATVRTVWGRLCPRCSRRK, from the coding sequence ATGCTCCTGTCCAACATGACAgactctgcagcagcaggagttCCTCTCTCTGTGGACTTCAGCAGTCCCGAGGACtacttcatcttcatcttccaGATTTTGTTCGCCACCACGACCGTCCTGATTGCAGGGACGGTGGTGATCGGGATCTCGGCCACCAGAGCGCTGCGCCTTCAGAACCGCTTCATTTTCATGCTGAACACCAGCATCTGTGACACTCTGGTGGGCTTCTCTGTGTATTACCTGGGCCTGTTTGATGTTCAGGAGGGCTATCCATCCAGAAACGGGACATATAATGTGTTGCCATCACTTTTAGGGGTCAACATTCTGACCTTTCTGTTTGCTCAGTTTGACAGGTATTTTGCTGTATGCTATCCATTTGTCTACAGCCGCTTCATAACAAGGCAGGTTGTGATAGGAATAAATGTCTACTGCTGGCTGTACAATGCCACTCACCTGCTGGCCAGGAACCTGCTGCCAGTCTCCAGAGCTATACAGCTGTATGTGTTCAGTATAGTCTTCTTTCAGCTGATAGTGCTCACCAAAGTGGCCATGACAATCAAACTTTATGTTGTAGCAAAGTATCAGCTGGAGAGGGAGCCCCCAGgtccagagagagagagcaagagggAGTCGCTGAAgatcattatttttgttgtgataAGCTTCCTGTTATTGTGGTGCCCCTCTTTTATGAATATTGCCATAAAGTTCTTTACAGGAGGGGGGCTGACGTTCAGAAACGAAGCCACGAACCTTTTTGCGATCCTGGCTCGTTTTAATGCTGTGTGCACTCCGTCAGTTTACATGTTGGGGAGCCCGGCTCTGCGGGAGGCCACGGTGAGGACGGTGTGGGGACGGCTGTGCCCCCGGTGCAGCAGGAGAAAGTAA
- the LOC106700476 gene encoding G-protein coupled receptor 15-like has protein sequence MLLNSTVPLSVDFVRPQDFLIFIFHILFATAAVLVAGSVVIAILSNRFLRGQNRFIFMLNTSISDTLTGFSVYYLGLFDVQEGYPSRNGTFYILPSFLGVNVLTFLFAQFDRYFAVCHPFFYNRYITRPAVISVCGFCWIYTYSILTAQNLVPISKAAQMNAFGVMTLQVIVLIKVVMTVKLYIIARSQLVREAPSADRNSKKESLRIIVFVVICFLALWSPSFVNIIVRQLTGKGLRFRNEATNLFATMARMNALVTPAVYLWGSPALRGAVWRTVWQKVCPWRKGR, from the coding sequence ATGCTCCTCAACAGCACGGTCCCTCTGTCGGTGGACTTTGTCCGCCCACAGGACTTCCTCATTTTCATCTTCCACATCCTGTTCGCCACCGCCGCCGTGCTGGTGGCCGGCTCGGTAGTCATCGCGATCTTATCCAACCGGTTCCTGCGAGGCCAGAACCGATTCATCTTCATGCTGAACACCAGCATCAGTGACACTCTGACCGGCTTCTCGGTCTACTACCTCGGCCTCTTCGACGTCCAAGAGGGCTACCCCTCCAGGAACGGAACCTTCTACATTTTGCCGTCATTCCTCGGTGTTAATGTCCTTACCTTCCTTTTCGCTCAGTTTGACCGCTACTTTGCTGTGTGCCACCCTTTCTTTTACAACCGCTACATAACAAGGCCTGCTGTCATTTCAGTTTGTGGGTTCTGCTGGATCTACACCTACTCGATCCTGACGGCGCAGAACTTAGTTCCCATCTCAAAGGCGGCCCAGATGAACGCGTTCGGTGTGATGACCCTGCAGGTCATAGTTCTCATTAAGGTGGTCATGACGGTCAAGCTGTACATCATAGCCAGGAGCCAGCTGGTGAGAGAGGCGCCCAGCGCGGACAGGAACAGCAAGAAGGAGTCTCTGCGCATCATTGTGTTTGTGGTCATATGTTTCCTGGCTCTGTGGAGCCCGTCCTTTGTTAACATCATTGTCCGGCAGCTGACTGGGAAGGGGCTCAGGTTCAGGAATGAAGCCACCAACCTGTTTGCCACCATGGCGCGGATGAACGCGCTGGTCACTCCGGCCGTGTATCTGTGGGGGAGCCCGGCGCTGCGGGGCGCCGTGTGGAGAACCGTGTGGCAGAAGGTCTGCCCCTGGAGGAAGGGCAGGTAA